The genome window CACTAGTCCATTTGTACGGACGACGTCTTGGATATCTCATCTCTCTGCTTGTCAATATTGGCGGTCTCATCTGGTATGGCCGTATCACCAACGTTGCAGGTGTTGTTTGGAGCCAGCTGTTTGTCGGTGCCGCAGAGTCGGTTGGCGAAGCCACTGTCCAGCTCTCCCTTCTCGACATCTGGTTCGAGCATCAAACGGGCAGTGTCTTTGGTATATATACCTTCGCAACCGCCATAGGTACCTACCTAGGACCTCTTATCGGAAATCATCTGGCCAACGGCCTTGGCTGGCGATGGATCGGCTACGCGGGAGCTATTATCTGCGGTGTTAGCCTGATTGTCATTTTCTTTGGTCTCGAAGAGACTGAATTCAATCGTGACCGTTATCTTACTGGAAACGGAGACCGTTTCGTGGTAGACGCTGAACATCTAGTGCCCGAGAAGACTATGGAGCACGCCCCGGTTGGAATATTGCCCGACGTGGAAGACACCGTTTCCATAGACCACAACATCGCGACCAGCGAAGGACACGAGAAATGTGTGCAGCCTGTAGAGAAGCGCAATAGCACAGAGGACTCGTTCAACAACGCCGAAGATGGATACCCTTCAAACACTGCAAGAAACCGCATGTCTTTCTCCCATTCTCGGCGCAAGACGTACTGGGACCGTATCAAGGTTATCACGCCTGCCCCCAACCTCCAAGGTACCGGTGCCAAGCAGTACTTCCATCGTCTGTGGCACACCCTGCGTGTATTCACTTTCCCGGCTGTCTGGTACGCTGGTTTTCAGTGGGGCCTGCAAAACATCTGCCTCTCATTCTACCTGACTGTCCAAGAAGATTGGTGGTACAATGAGCCCTGGAATTATACCCAGAACCAGGTCGGTAACATGAACCTACCAACCCTCATTGGCAGTCTAATCGGATGTGCGTACGGAGGTTACGGCAGTGACAAGTTCATGCAATGGATGATCAAGCGCAACAAGGGTGTCATGGAAGCTGAGTTCCGCTTGCATCTCATGGCCCTTTGCACACTTGTTTTTCCCACTGGCATGTGGCTATTTGGTATCGGGTCTGCACGTGGTTGGGCATGGCCTGTACCATACGTGGGCTTGGGATTCATCGGTTTCGGATATGGCTGCGCTGGCGACTTGAGTTTATCCTACCTTGCGGACTCTTTTCCGTTAGTATTCTCATCCCATGCCACTTTGCATTTACTAACGCTCCGGTAGTGACATGGTCCTCGAGGGCATGGTCGGTGTTGCCGTCATCAACAACACCCTTGCTATGCTTTTCACGTTCGTTGCAAGTTACTGGATTGACTCTGGAATGGAGAACTGCTTCATTGTCCTTGGCGTCCTTAGCTTTGTAATCATGGCTTCGAGTTGGCCTATGATTGTGTATGGCAAGAGTTCTCGCCGCTGGGCAAGAGACAGATACATGAAGTTTGTCGAGATCCGTGATGGATTCTCGAAATAGGACGTATGACAAGATGTGAGGTTGAAGATGAGGGAGCGCAGGTTCGTAGCTATGGCACGAAGTCGAAGTAAAATAGAGAGTACCATGGTGTATTGTGTGACCACGTACTGATGATGCCCATGAAGACCTAATACTAACAGATTCTTGGGAAGAAGTGGACAATGAAATTGACGAGCTTGTTGTATATAGTCAAGTGGAGTAAATCATATATCGTACGCGGCCGCCACACGGTCGTCGTCATTGATGCGTGCACTCATGATTGAAACTATTTCAGTTGTCGGGTGTTGAACCAGGTGACACACGATTCAGCCTTATGTTCGGGGGAAGCCACGACGTGATCCGTTAAACTGGTTGTGGTGCTGGACCACACTAATGATTTTTGGCTCGGCAGATCGACCCATTCCCCCCCACTCCTGCATGGACCTCTGCCACGTTCAGGAACGCGACACTCTCCCAAGCCGCACTCTCTTCCACATCGCGATGTCAGCCGCGGATGATCCTTGTGCATGAGCGCCTGGTAAGGCGAATGCCGGCTGGGCAGCCTTGGTTCC of Ascochyta rabiei chromosome 7, complete sequence contains these proteins:
- a CDS encoding Major facilitator super transporter, variant 2, which encodes MAAQHSEFEEVIPGTRRLYDENGNNLPGDASLLKHGDIVLVPQPSESPNDPLRWSKPRKIWHSVLVLYMVGLTAATSNNAGSGSDGVNEEYGISYDVFNTGAGVLFIAIGYWTLLSSPLVHLYGRRLGYLISLLVNIGGLIWYGRITNVAGVVWSQLFVGAAESVGEATVQLSLLDIWFEHQTGSVFGIYTFATAIGTYLGPLIGNHLANGLGWRWIGYAGAIICGVSLIVIFFGLEETEFNRDRYLTGNGDRFVVDAEHLVPEKTMEHAPVGILPDVEDTVSIDHNIATSEGHEKCVQPVEKRNSTEDSFNNAEDGYPSNTARNRMSFSHSRRKTYWDRIKVITPAPNLQGTGAKQYFHRLWHTLRVFTFPAVWYAGFQWGLQNICLSFYLTVQEDWWYNEPWNYTQNQVGNMNLPTLIGSLIGCAYGGYGSDKFMQWMIKRNKGVMEAEFRLHLMALCTLVFPTGMWLFGIGSARGWAWPVPYVGLGFIGFGYGCAGDLSLSYLADSFPLVFSSHATLHLLTLR
- a CDS encoding Major facilitator super transporter translates to MAAQHSEFEEVIPGTRRLYDENGNNLPGDASLLKHGDIVLVPQPSESPNDPLRWSKPRKIWHSVLVLYMVGLTAATSNNAGSGSDGVNEEYGISYDVFNTGAGVLFIAIGYWTLLSSPLVHLYGRRLGYLISLLVNIGGLIWYGRITNVAGVVWSQLFVGAAESVGEATVQLSLLDIWFEHQTGSVFGIYTFATAIGTYLGPLIGNHLANGLGWRWIGYAGAIICGVSLIVIFFGLEETEFNRDRYLTGNGDRFVVDAEHLVPEKTMEHAPVGILPDVEDTVSIDHNIATSEGHEKCVQPVEKRNSTEDSFNNAEDGYPSNTARNRMSFSHSRRKTYWDRIKVITPAPNLQGTGAKQYFHRLWHTLRVFTFPAVWYAGFQWGLQNICLSFYLTVQEDWWYNEPWNYTQNQVGNMNLPTLIGSLIGCAYGGYGSDKFMQWMIKRNKGVMEAEFRLHLMALCTLVFPTGMWLFGIGSARGWAWPVPYVGLGFIGFGYGCAGDLSLSYLADSFPDMVLEGMVGVAVINNTLAMLFTFVASYWIDSGMENCFIVLGVLSFVIMASSWPMIVYGKSSRRWARDRYMKFVEIRDGFSK